The proteins below are encoded in one region of Casimicrobium huifangae:
- the pdxH gene encoding pyridoxamine 5'-phosphate oxidase: MNMPAPALADLRKDYKLASLGKRDLAADPIVQFNKWMDEAIKAELPEPTAMNLATVSAQGRPSARIVLLKGCDERGFVFYSNYESRKGRELGESQWAALTFHWVELERQVRIEGHVEKVPAAESDAYFKSRPLASRIGAHASPQSEPIGSREALMARVAAATARYGILPDGPPRPAHWGGYLIVPERVEFWQGRRSRLHDRLVYMRQFGGWHIERLAP; this comes from the coding sequence ATGAATATGCCCGCCCCCGCCCTCGCCGATCTCCGCAAGGACTACAAGCTCGCCTCGCTGGGCAAGCGCGACCTCGCTGCCGACCCGATTGTCCAGTTCAACAAGTGGATGGACGAGGCGATCAAGGCCGAGCTGCCGGAGCCGACCGCAATGAACCTGGCGACGGTGAGCGCGCAGGGTCGCCCGTCGGCGCGCATCGTGCTGCTCAAGGGTTGCGACGAGCGCGGCTTTGTCTTCTACAGCAACTACGAAAGCCGCAAGGGCCGCGAGCTGGGCGAATCGCAATGGGCGGCGCTGACCTTTCACTGGGTGGAGCTGGAGCGGCAGGTGCGTATCGAAGGGCACGTCGAGAAAGTGCCGGCGGCCGAATCGGACGCTTACTTCAAGTCGCGCCCGCTGGCCTCACGCATCGGCGCGCATGCCTCCCCCCAGAGCGAGCCGATCGGCAGCCGCGAGGCGCTGATGGCACGCGTCGCCGCAGCAACGGCACGCTACGGCATCCTGCCGGACGGCCCGCCGCGCCCGGCGCATTGGGGCGGTTACCTGATCGTGCCGGAGCGCGTGGAGTTCTGGCAGGGCCGTCGTTCGCGCCTGCATGATCG